In Populus trichocarpa isolate Nisqually-1 chromosome 12, P.trichocarpa_v4.1, whole genome shotgun sequence, a genomic segment contains:
- the LOC7484739 gene encoding uncharacterized protein LOC7484739 produces the protein MSSSSSPSSPQRYRGGNSNGGGGGEDQRPRFFDKMVKKMCWQNAEIVPGRHPERWRKDAAGNIVCKRFCNCHGCLCYEYDHILPFSKGGESTVDNCQILQTRVNRFKSNKQELDKTQLKGYSCEINFTDKELDIIEMAVYGDVIRPGNQCRCRTIAEMLGQLKSKDRVAACKLPFSNESL, from the exons ATGAGCTCTTCTTCCTCCCCTTCTTCGCCGCAGCGTTACAGGGGTGGCAATAGTAACGGTGGCGGTGGAGGAGAGGATCAGAGGCCTAGATTCTTTGATAAAATGGTGAAAAAAATGTGCTGGCAAAATGCAGAAATAGTGCCTGGTCGACACCCAGAGAGATGGCGCAAGGACGCTGCTGGAAATATTGTTTGCAAGCGCTTTTGCAACTGTCATGGTTGTCTCTGTTACGAATACGATCATATCCTTCCCTTCTCTAAAG GTGGTGAATCTACTGTAGATAATTGTCAAATTCTTCAAACAAGGGTCAATAGGTTTAAATCTAACAAACAAGAGTTGGACAAAACTCAATTGAAAGGTTACTCTTGCGAAATCAATTTCACTG ATAAGGAGCTTGACATAATCGAAATGGCTGTTTATGGGGATGTCATCAGGCCTGGAAACCAGTGTCGTTGCAGAACTATTGCTGAAATGCTTGGCCAACTCAAGTCAAAAGACCGTGTGGCTGCTTGCAAATTGCCATTTAGCAACGAATCTTTGTAG